One segment of Longimicrobiaceae bacterium DNA contains the following:
- a CDS encoding TetR/AcrR family transcriptional regulator, which translates to MSPRPRSATDAEIFAALTRVIGRLGPARMTLADVGAEAGITAGALVQRFGSKRGLLLALARTGVGGVHQQVAAIRRRHDGPLAALLDFATAMGRHVHTPEELANHLAFFQMDLTDPDFHEPALAYFRAERDALRSLLEEAVARGELSAAADPARLAEAVQVATNGARMVWAVVRDGTLEERTRVAVEILLAPYRAA; encoded by the coding sequence ATGTCTCCACGCCCTCGCTCCGCCACCGACGCGGAGATCTTCGCCGCCCTGACGCGGGTGATCGGCCGCCTGGGCCCGGCCCGCATGACGCTCGCCGACGTTGGCGCCGAGGCGGGGATCACCGCGGGCGCGCTGGTGCAGCGCTTCGGATCCAAGCGCGGCCTCCTGCTAGCCCTGGCCCGCACGGGGGTGGGCGGGGTGCACCAGCAGGTCGCGGCGATCCGCCGGAGGCACGACGGACCCCTCGCGGCGCTCCTGGACTTCGCCACCGCGATGGGGAGGCACGTGCACACCCCGGAGGAGCTGGCGAACCACCTCGCCTTCTTCCAGATGGACCTCACGGACCCGGACTTCCACGAGCCGGCGCTGGCGTACTTCCGGGCCGAGCGGGACGCGCTCCGGTCGCTGCTGGAGGAGGCCGTCGCCCGGGGGGAGCTGTCGGCAGCGGCGGACCCCGCGCGGCTGGCGGAGGCCGTCCAGGTGGCGACCAACGGCGCGCGGATGGTATGGGCCGTGGTGCGCGACGGGACGCTGGAGGAGCGGACGCGCGTTGCGGTTGAGATCCTGCTTGCGCCGTACAGAGCCGCGTGA